One segment of Corynebacterium caspium DSM 44850 DNA contains the following:
- a CDS encoding phosphatidate cytidylyltransferase: MGIKQVNTTAPQRRSAGRNLKAAIPVGFAMGAVVLVALLAGPWGWYPLVAALVALATWEVVFQLQAAGYLVARWWLLIAGQCMVWITIPLGANGAGAVFAGASLITMLVHLFMQPKATAEQRFLRDTAVSIFILSWIPLLGSFAAQISLIQTDTVAARYFIMAFILCVVASDTGGYIAGVLFGKHPMAPAISPKKSWEGFAGSVSAAMLVGAIFSSLVLELPWWAGCILGVVLAICATLGDLVESQFKRDLGIKDMSNMLPGHGGLMDRLDGMLPAAMITWVVLTFALM; the protein is encoded by the coding sequence GTGGGCATTAAGCAGGTCAATACTACAGCTCCTCAACGGCGCTCGGCAGGACGAAATTTAAAGGCTGCGATCCCGGTAGGTTTCGCAATGGGTGCGGTGGTTTTGGTTGCGCTTCTAGCTGGACCTTGGGGTTGGTATCCACTAGTAGCAGCATTAGTAGCCCTAGCCACCTGGGAAGTTGTTTTTCAACTGCAAGCAGCAGGGTATTTAGTAGCCCGCTGGTGGCTACTTATCGCCGGCCAGTGCATGGTTTGGATAACAATTCCTCTGGGAGCTAATGGCGCGGGAGCCGTATTTGCCGGAGCTTCGCTTATAACTATGCTGGTGCACCTGTTTATGCAACCCAAGGCCACTGCTGAACAGCGCTTTTTAAGAGATACTGCCGTATCTATTTTTATTTTAAGCTGGATACCACTGCTTGGTAGTTTTGCTGCTCAAATTTCATTGATTCAAACTGATACCGTTGCTGCACGCTATTTCATCATGGCTTTTATTCTTTGCGTAGTAGCTTCAGATACCGGTGGTTATATTGCGGGGGTACTTTTTGGCAAACATCCGATGGCCCCGGCAATTAGTCCGAAAAAATCCTGGGAAGGTTTTGCTGGTTCAGTAAGCGCTGCGATGCTGGTAGGGGCTATTTTTAGTAGTTTAGTTTTAGAATTACCTTGGTGGGCTGGCTGTATTTTGGGGGTAGTTCTGGCAATTTGTGCCACTTTGGGGGATTTAGTGGAGTCTCAGTTTAAGCGCGATCTAGGCATAAAAGATATGTCGAATATGCTGCCTGGCCACGGCGGATTAATGGATAGACTCGATGGGATGTTGCCAGCTGCCATGATTACTTGGGTGGTTTTGACCTTTGCGTTGATGTGA
- the rlmN gene encoding 23S rRNA (adenine(2503)-C(2))-methyltransferase RlmN, with product MAEPVKLQFNAPKKGMPPKHFADLNHEERVAALAELGLPKFRADQIARHYYTRFEGDPLNMTDLPEGVRAKIKDALFPELMKPIRSQNTDDGETQKTLWQLHDGTMLESVLMRYPGRATLCISSQAGCGMNCPFCATGQGGLDRNLSVGEMIEQVRHAAATMEAEGGRLSNIVFMGMGEPLANYKRVVNVVRQITNPGPRGFGISQRGVTVSTVGLAPMIKMLADEDLSVRLAVSLHTPDDEFRNTLVPVNNRWPVSEVLDAARYYAKKSGRRVSIEYALIRDKNDQLWRADLLGKILHKYLGPKVHVNLIPLNPTPGSEWDASPKERQDEFVARVIAQGVPCTVRNTKGSEIAAACGQLAAEEEEQTSA from the coding sequence ATGGCTGAACCAGTAAAACTGCAATTTAATGCGCCCAAAAAAGGCATGCCCCCGAAGCACTTCGCGGACCTGAACCACGAGGAGAGGGTAGCAGCGCTAGCTGAGCTCGGTCTTCCTAAATTTCGTGCCGATCAAATAGCTCGCCACTACTACACCCGCTTTGAAGGCGATCCCTTAAATATGACGGATCTTCCTGAAGGCGTGCGCGCCAAAATCAAAGATGCGCTCTTCCCGGAATTGATGAAACCAATTCGGTCCCAAAATACCGACGATGGAGAAACCCAAAAAACTCTTTGGCAACTGCACGACGGGACCATGCTGGAATCGGTGCTCATGCGCTATCCTGGCCGCGCTACCTTGTGTATTTCTTCCCAGGCCGGTTGCGGGATGAATTGTCCTTTCTGCGCAACTGGACAAGGTGGCCTTGATCGCAATCTTTCCGTTGGTGAAATGATTGAGCAGGTTCGTCACGCTGCTGCCACTATGGAGGCCGAAGGCGGACGCCTATCTAATATTGTTTTCATGGGGATGGGCGAGCCACTCGCGAATTATAAGCGGGTAGTAAATGTGGTGCGTCAAATCACTAATCCAGGGCCACGCGGCTTTGGGATCTCGCAGCGCGGCGTGACCGTTTCCACAGTAGGTTTAGCTCCGATGATCAAGATGCTAGCCGATGAAGACCTCTCAGTACGCCTGGCAGTTTCTCTGCACACCCCAGATGATGAATTCCGCAATACCTTGGTGCCAGTTAATAATCGCTGGCCAGTTTCTGAGGTTCTGGATGCGGCACGCTATTATGCTAAAAAATCTGGGCGGCGCGTTTCAATTGAATACGCACTAATTCGCGATAAGAATGATCAGCTCTGGCGTGCTGATTTGCTTGGTAAAATACTGCATAAGTATTTAGGTCCCAAGGTGCATGTGAATTTGATTCCTTTAAATCCGACCCCCGGATCTGAATGGGATGCTTCGCCTAAAGAACGTCAAGATGAGTTTGTGGCAAGAGTTATAGCCCAAGGCGTTCCCTGTACCGTGCGCAATACTAAAGGCTCTGAAATTGCTGCTGCTTGCGGACAGCTCGCCGCAGAAGAAGAAGAGCAAACCTCTGCTTAA
- a CDS encoding DUF2631 domain-containing protein, producing MAASHSAPPEIYNGVSTLDEPSAKWGWHGTPFRSIQVLGWSSFALLLLYNFGNHEGHVETVFLLIFAAVIALGLILHMIQPKMHARRTLTAHNKPAGHQEPDWAYLQATVQGPYAELSDSQLRALNIKPSRVAHLRVDTSSTAKHALN from the coding sequence GTGGCTGCTTCCCATTCTGCCCCGCCCGAAATTTATAACGGCGTATCCACCCTGGATGAACCCTCTGCTAAATGGGGCTGGCACGGTACGCCCTTCCGTTCCATTCAAGTCCTTGGATGGTCGTCTTTTGCCCTGCTATTACTTTATAACTTCGGCAATCACGAAGGTCACGTAGAAACTGTTTTCCTATTGATCTTCGCGGCAGTTATTGCCCTTGGATTGATACTTCATATGATCCAACCGAAGATGCATGCCCGCCGCACGCTTACCGCTCATAATAAGCCGGCAGGACACCAAGAACCTGACTGGGCTTATCTGCAGGCTACCGTGCAAGGCCCTTATGCTGAGCTAAGCGATTCCCAGCTTCGAGCCCTTAATATTAAGCCTTCACGAGTAGCGCATTTAAGAGTCGACACCAGCTCAACTGCTAAGCACGCACTTAACTAA
- the dxr gene encoding 1-deoxy-D-xylulose-5-phosphate reductoisomerase — protein sequence MVFVKKRIVILGSTGSIGTQALNVVAKNPHLFEVVGIVAGGAQPQLLVAQAKKLGLKPHQVGVSNVAAAKEVSEALGTGVISGSDAAAEMVRMSTSSPGAVDVVLNGLVGSAGLEATIATINSRAALALANKESLVAGGDFIMEQARARGAKIIPVDSEHSAMAQCLRAGEAKEVSRLVLTASGGPFWGWNREQMMQVTPKQAAAHPTWSMGQMNTLNSATLINKGLELIEATLLFDIPADRIDVSVHRQSIIHSMVTFNDGATIAQASITSMELPIALALNWPHRVAEIEPAVDFTKSFSWDFAPVDNVAFPAVELAREVATKRATWPAIYNAANEEAAAAFLAHKIAFPHIVDVVAEVVGGAADFAAQPHSVAQIVEIENEARRRAQVEIAKLAF from the coding sequence ATGGTGTTTGTGAAAAAGCGTATTGTCATTCTTGGTTCAACTGGATCTATTGGTACTCAAGCCTTAAATGTGGTGGCAAAAAATCCGCACCTATTTGAAGTGGTGGGAATTGTTGCCGGGGGAGCACAACCACAGCTGTTAGTAGCACAGGCTAAAAAGCTTGGATTAAAGCCACATCAGGTAGGGGTTAGCAACGTAGCTGCAGCTAAAGAGGTATCTGAAGCTTTAGGAACGGGGGTTATCAGCGGGAGTGATGCTGCTGCAGAAATGGTACGTATGAGCACAAGTTCCCCCGGAGCAGTAGATGTGGTCCTAAATGGGCTGGTGGGATCGGCAGGTTTGGAGGCCACCATTGCCACCATAAATTCAAGGGCAGCGCTAGCTTTAGCTAATAAAGAATCTCTGGTAGCCGGAGGAGATTTCATTATGGAGCAAGCACGCGCACGGGGGGCAAAAATTATTCCGGTAGATTCAGAGCATTCTGCTATGGCGCAGTGTTTGCGTGCTGGGGAAGCTAAGGAGGTGTCTCGGCTGGTGTTAACCGCTTCCGGAGGGCCTTTTTGGGGATGGAATCGGGAGCAGATGATGCAGGTAACCCCGAAGCAAGCTGCAGCACACCCAACTTGGTCGATGGGGCAGATGAATACTTTAAATTCTGCAACCCTGATAAATAAAGGCTTAGAGTTAATAGAAGCCACTTTATTATTTGATATTCCAGCTGATCGCATTGATGTGAGCGTGCATCGACAGTCAATTATTCATTCCATGGTCACTTTTAATGATGGTGCCACCATCGCCCAAGCCTCTATAACTTCAATGGAGCTACCTATTGCTTTGGCTTTGAATTGGCCGCATCGGGTAGCTGAAATTGAGCCGGCAGTAGATTTCACCAAATCCTTTAGCTGGGATTTCGCTCCAGTAGATAATGTAGCCTTTCCGGCAGTAGAGCTAGCTAGGGAAGTCGCCACCAAGCGCGCTACCTGGCCAGCTATTTATAATGCCGCAAATGAAGAAGCCGCGGCAGCGTTTTTAGCCCACAAGATTGCCTTCCCACATATTGTGGATGTAGTGGCAGAAGTTGTTGGAGGTGCGGCAGATTTTGCTGCGCAACCGCACAGCGTGGCCCAAATTGTGGAAATTGAAAACGAAGCTAGAAGAAGAGCCCAAGTGGAAATCGCTAAATTAGCTTTCTAG
- a CDS encoding M50 family metallopeptidase, whose translation MVAYLIGVALFAAGIAVTIALHELGHLGAARLCGMKVRRYFVGFGPKIWSTTRGGTEYGLKALPFGGFCEIAGMTALDEVTPEEAPYAMVNKPWWQRIFVLLGGIAVNILVGLILLYGVATTAGIPNLKADMTPIAGELVCAANQLPDGTLASCNDPSPAAVAGLMPGDRIQSVDGQPLTSFVELRDYVTTRAGEIITLTVSRGPETLQLDIQVATVTRYDSAGVAHETGAIGVVGGVNPDAIKRYDAVSAIPATLAYSAEIFKGTATALVQLPAKVPGVAAAIFGGQRDAESPMSVVGASRVGGELVERSLWSLFFMMLASLNFFLALFNLIPLPPFDGGHVVVVLYEKLRDFLRRLRGLAPGQPADYTKLLPITYAIAAVLISVSVIFVLADIVNPIRLFG comes from the coding sequence GTGGTCGCTTATCTAATTGGGGTGGCATTATTTGCCGCAGGAATTGCCGTAACTATTGCTTTGCATGAACTCGGGCATTTAGGAGCAGCCCGCTTATGCGGGATGAAGGTGCGGCGTTATTTTGTTGGCTTTGGCCCTAAAATATGGTCGACTACCCGCGGAGGCACCGAATATGGGCTAAAAGCGCTTCCTTTTGGCGGCTTTTGTGAGATTGCCGGCATGACAGCCTTAGATGAGGTAACTCCGGAAGAAGCACCTTATGCCATGGTAAATAAACCCTGGTGGCAGCGGATATTTGTGCTTCTTGGGGGGATTGCTGTCAATATATTGGTTGGCTTAATTTTGCTTTATGGGGTAGCTACTACTGCAGGTATTCCTAATCTCAAAGCTGATATGACCCCAATTGCTGGAGAATTAGTATGTGCGGCTAATCAGCTTCCCGATGGCACGCTAGCTTCTTGTAACGATCCCTCCCCAGCTGCTGTGGCCGGCTTAATGCCTGGCGATAGGATCCAAAGCGTTGATGGTCAACCGCTGACCTCCTTTGTGGAGCTGCGAGATTATGTGACTACTCGAGCCGGGGAAATAATTACGCTGACAGTCTCGCGTGGGCCAGAAACCCTGCAGCTAGATATTCAAGTGGCTACAGTTACTCGCTATGATTCCGCTGGGGTAGCGCATGAAACTGGTGCTATTGGAGTTGTAGGTGGGGTTAACCCAGATGCTATTAAGCGCTACGATGCGGTGTCGGCAATACCTGCCACTTTGGCTTATTCTGCGGAGATTTTTAAAGGCACTGCCACCGCGCTAGTGCAATTGCCAGCTAAAGTTCCAGGGGTTGCTGCTGCTATTTTTGGAGGCCAGCGCGATGCCGAAAGCCCCATGAGTGTAGTTGGCGCTTCGCGAGTGGGAGGAGAATTAGTAGAACGTTCCTTGTGGTCGCTGTTCTTTATGATGTTGGCCTCATTGAATTTCTTCCTCGCCCTTTTCAACTTGATCCCGTTGCCACCTTTTGATGGTGGGCATGTGGTGGTAGTTCTTTATGAAAAGCTTCGCGATTTCCTCCGGCGTTTGCGAGGCTTAGCCCCCGGTCAACCTGCTGATTACACCAAGCTTTTACCCATTACTTATGCCATCGCTGCAGTTTTAATTTCTGTCAGTGTAATATTTGTCTTGGCAGATATTGTGAATCCCATACGCTTATTTGGTTAA
- the ispG gene encoding flavodoxin-dependent (E)-4-hydroxy-3-methylbut-2-enyl-diphosphate synthase codes for MFFKEHLPVSIPIGLGLPEAPPPTLAPRRKTRQLMVGNVGVGSDYPVSVQSMTTTKTHDINATLQQIAQLAATGCDIVRVACPKTVDAEALPIIAKKSPIPVIADIHFQPKYIFAAIDAGCAAVRVNPGNIREFDGRVKEVAKAAGAANIPIRIGVNAGSLDKRMLEKYGKATPEALVESAIWEASLFEEYGYGDIAISVKHNDPVIMVEAYRQLAAKTDYPLHLGVTEAGPAFQGTIKSAVAFGWLLGSGIGDTIRVSLSADPVEEIKVGEKILESLNLRPRGLEIISCPSCGRAQVDVYTLAEEVTAGMEGLEVPLRVAVMGCVVNGPGEARDADLGVASGNGKGQIFVKGKVIKTVPEDQIVETLLEEAHRLIAEMDPDDIQAAKNLGTGASVSITSKS; via the coding sequence ATGTTTTTCAAGGAGCACCTACCTGTGTCTATTCCTATTGGTCTCGGACTTCCCGAAGCCCCACCACCTACGCTTGCGCCGCGTCGGAAGACTCGCCAGCTGATGGTGGGGAATGTAGGCGTGGGCTCAGATTATCCGGTTTCTGTGCAGTCCATGACTACCACTAAAACCCACGATATTAATGCCACTTTGCAACAAATCGCGCAGCTTGCTGCCACCGGATGCGATATTGTGCGCGTGGCCTGCCCAAAAACGGTAGACGCGGAGGCGTTGCCGATCATCGCAAAAAAATCCCCGATCCCCGTTATCGCTGATATCCACTTTCAGCCTAAATATATTTTTGCAGCTATTGATGCTGGCTGTGCGGCGGTACGCGTAAATCCGGGTAATATTCGCGAATTTGATGGCCGCGTTAAAGAAGTTGCCAAGGCTGCTGGGGCCGCCAATATTCCGATTCGTATTGGGGTCAATGCAGGATCCCTAGATAAGCGGATGCTGGAAAAATACGGCAAGGCCACCCCTGAGGCATTAGTGGAATCTGCTATCTGGGAAGCTAGCTTGTTTGAGGAATATGGATATGGCGATATTGCTATTTCCGTAAAACATAACGATCCTGTAATTATGGTGGAGGCTTATCGGCAATTAGCTGCTAAAACTGATTATCCACTGCATTTAGGCGTTACCGAAGCTGGACCAGCTTTCCAGGGCACTATTAAATCTGCGGTCGCTTTTGGATGGCTTTTAGGATCTGGCATTGGAGATACCATCCGGGTCTCACTTTCCGCAGATCCAGTAGAAGAAATTAAAGTAGGGGAGAAGATTCTAGAGTCTTTGAACCTGCGTCCTCGTGGCCTAGAGATTATTTCCTGCCCTTCATGTGGTCGCGCCCAAGTAGATGTCTATACCTTGGCTGAAGAAGTTACTGCCGGTATGGAAGGTCTAGAAGTTCCTTTAAGAGTGGCTGTTATGGGTTGTGTAGTAAATGGCCCAGGTGAAGCCCGCGATGCCGATCTTGGGGTAGCCTCTGGCAACGGTAAAGGTCAGATTTTTGTGAAAGGCAAAGTCATTAAGACAGTGCCAGAAGATCAAATCGTAGAAACCTTGCTTGAAGAAGCACACCGTTTAATCGCAGAAATGGATCCAGACGATATTCAAGCTGCAAAAAATCTGGGTACAGGAGCCAGCGTTTCAATTACTTCCAAGTCTTAA
- a CDS encoding penicillin-binding transpeptidase domain-containing protein: MKRLLVWLVCAVFATSFLVACTPKPKSPEPTLMAVFAATQERTWKELNKYVDRPEEAAAELQATLEGLQATDVGIDIKKVAIHGGSATVDFTTNWQLPGDRSISYDSQARLTEYKNSWLLRWEPRVIHPQLGAGQHLELRAVAANRASVLSSDGKALLTPGIQRRILVDTKGLKTQRAHDLALRIQNALDIARKVDSTVPELDRLAIAQAMLKYEGPFSVAVVREQPGGIVENELAGEAEITVNKEAALITPDSDFAPDLMSRIRNVVGDEVKGNNGWRVAIVNSQGASLADIEHHDAGVAPAVRVSVDYNVQRAAQDAVNKQTGRKAVIVAVRPSTGEILAVAQSPEADKDGDIGLRGLYPPGSTFKIITAAAGFEKQQLNPETTVPCPGTMNIYGRIVTNYANFALGNTSLRNAFAQSCNTTFADISTNLAPGELAATAKQFGVGLDYEIFGLDVVTGQVPFAEIPLERTEAGYGQGLDLVSPLGLTLMSATAATGRTPVPVLINGQETKISERTAPLAQPVLDNLRDVMRAVVTSGTGRGLKVAGEVFAKTGEAEVNEGSHSWFTGYRDDLAFTSLVVLGGGSELAVAMTNDFFNSLDAYSSGQVITP, from the coding sequence ATGAAACGGCTTCTGGTGTGGTTAGTATGTGCAGTGTTTGCGACAAGCTTTTTGGTTGCTTGCACGCCAAAGCCGAAAAGCCCCGAACCAACGCTGATGGCAGTTTTTGCCGCCACCCAAGAGCGCACGTGGAAAGAATTAAATAAATACGTAGATCGCCCCGAAGAAGCAGCCGCTGAACTCCAAGCTACCCTCGAAGGTTTGCAAGCAACCGATGTGGGCATTGACATCAAAAAAGTAGCGATCCACGGCGGCTCCGCAACAGTTGATTTCACCACTAATTGGCAGCTGCCAGGAGATCGCAGTATTAGCTATGACTCCCAGGCGCGGCTTACCGAATATAAAAACTCTTGGCTTTTAAGGTGGGAACCGCGGGTAATTCATCCACAACTAGGGGCTGGACAACACCTAGAACTAAGAGCTGTAGCTGCTAATCGGGCCAGTGTTTTAAGCTCTGATGGTAAGGCCTTATTGACACCTGGAATTCAGCGCCGCATTTTAGTGGATACTAAGGGCTTAAAAACCCAGCGAGCGCATGATTTAGCCTTGCGGATTCAAAATGCCCTAGATATAGCGCGCAAGGTAGATTCCACTGTTCCAGAGCTTGACCGCTTAGCAATAGCCCAAGCCATGCTGAAATATGAAGGGCCATTTTCAGTGGCAGTGGTACGCGAACAGCCCGGTGGCATCGTCGAAAATGAATTAGCTGGAGAGGCCGAGATTACGGTTAATAAAGAGGCTGCGCTAATTACCCCGGATTCAGATTTTGCCCCTGATTTGATGTCTCGGATTCGCAATGTGGTTGGGGATGAAGTCAAAGGAAATAACGGTTGGCGAGTAGCTATCGTAAATTCTCAAGGGGCTTCCCTAGCAGATATTGAGCACCATGACGCCGGGGTGGCACCGGCAGTGCGAGTTTCAGTGGATTATAACGTGCAGCGCGCAGCCCAAGACGCAGTGAATAAACAAACTGGGCGCAAAGCTGTAATTGTGGCAGTGCGGCCATCTACTGGCGAGATACTTGCGGTGGCGCAATCCCCAGAAGCTGATAAAGATGGCGATATCGGACTGCGCGGGCTGTACCCACCAGGTTCCACCTTCAAAATAATTACAGCCGCAGCTGGATTTGAGAAACAGCAATTAAATCCGGAAACCACGGTGCCTTGTCCAGGAACTATGAATATTTATGGTCGCATCGTAACTAACTATGCCAATTTTGCTTTGGGTAATACTTCTCTAAGAAATGCTTTTGCGCAATCATGTAACACCACCTTTGCAGATATTTCGACCAATTTAGCTCCCGGAGAATTAGCAGCTACTGCGAAACAATTTGGAGTGGGGCTGGACTATGAAATCTTTGGCCTTGATGTGGTAACTGGTCAAGTTCCTTTTGCAGAAATCCCACTAGAGCGCACTGAAGCAGGCTATGGTCAGGGGCTAGATTTGGTAAGTCCTTTAGGTCTAACTTTGATGTCTGCAACGGCAGCCACCGGGCGCACTCCAGTGCCGGTATTAATTAATGGCCAAGAAACTAAGATAAGTGAGCGAACTGCACCACTTGCGCAACCTGTTTTAGATAATTTGCGCGATGTTATGCGCGCGGTAGTTACCTCTGGTACTGGACGTGGCCTAAAAGTTGCCGGGGAAGTATTCGCCAAAACTGGTGAGGCTGAGGTTAATGAAGGATCCCATTCTTGGTTCACCGGTTATCGCGATGATCTGGCATTTACTTCTCTGGTGGTACTTGGTGGTGGTTCGGAATTAGCAGTAGCAATGACCAATGATTTCTTTAATAGCTTGGATGCTTATAGCTCTGGCCAAGTTATTACTCCTTAA
- the map gene encoding type I methionyl aminopeptidase: MSKSRGKLSPGRPTPIREVPADIVYPEYVWKDDVQENIGEPFVQTPEVIAAMRETSRIAANALQIAGAAVAPGVTTDEIDRIAHEYMLDHGAYPSTLGYRHFPKSCCVSLNEIVCHGIPDSTVIQDGDIVNIDITAYKNGVHGDTNATFLAGNVAEEHRLLVERTHEAMMRGIRAAKPGREVNVIGRVIESYAKRFGYNVVTDFTGHGVGPTFHNGLVVLHYDSDAYRDILEPGMTLTIEPMLNLGSLDYDIWDDGWTVQNRDGKFSAQFEHTLVITEDGNEILTIADGGQA; the protein is encoded by the coding sequence ATGTCTAAGAGTCGTGGAAAACTAAGCCCTGGCCGCCCCACACCTATACGGGAGGTCCCTGCCGATATCGTTTATCCAGAATATGTCTGGAAAGATGATGTGCAGGAAAATATTGGGGAACCCTTTGTGCAAACCCCAGAAGTTATTGCTGCCATGCGTGAAACTTCGCGTATCGCTGCTAATGCTCTCCAAATAGCTGGTGCGGCAGTGGCCCCTGGGGTTACTACTGATGAAATTGACCGGATAGCTCATGAATATATGCTCGATCACGGGGCTTATCCTTCGACCTTGGGTTACCGACACTTCCCGAAGTCATGTTGTGTTTCTCTAAATGAAATTGTGTGCCATGGCATTCCAGATTCTACGGTCATCCAAGATGGCGATATCGTAAATATTGATATTACTGCCTATAAAAATGGGGTACATGGGGACACCAATGCTACTTTCCTAGCTGGAAATGTGGCCGAGGAACATCGCCTTTTAGTGGAAAGAACCCATGAAGCGATGATGCGCGGTATTCGCGCTGCCAAGCCTGGACGAGAAGTAAATGTGATTGGCCGGGTAATTGAGTCTTATGCTAAACGCTTTGGATATAACGTGGTCACTGATTTTACCGGCCACGGAGTAGGCCCGACTTTCCATAATGGCCTAGTGGTTTTGCACTATGATTCCGATGCTTATCGCGATATTTTGGAACCCGGAATGACCCTAACTATTGAACCTATGCTTAACCTAGGATCCCTAGATTATGATATTTGGGATGATGGCTGGACTGTCCAAAACCGGGATGGAAAATTTAGCGCCCAATTTGAGCACACCTTAGTAATTACCGAAGATGGCAATGAAATTTTGACCATTGCCGATGGTGGCCAGGCTTAG
- the mtr gene encoding mycothione reductase — MSTPAVDKHYDLVIIGTGSGNSLPDERFDDMSIAIVEEGIFGGTCLNAGCIPTKMMVHAADLAYDAANSEKFGLDTTYNGVRWQDLTNRIFAQRIDLIAKGGEAYRRGPETPNIEVYDGHATFIAPRTISTAQGGIPKIISGDQIVVAAGSRAVIPEVIAESGVRYRTNWDIMRLPEQPESLIIYGGGYIAMEFAHVFASLGTKITIIARSGQVLRHLDAEIGAAFNEIASKRWDIRYNSTISQLRQEDNSVVATLSDGSEIRASEILVATGRVSNADQLNLEAAGIAMEHGRLAVDKYGRSISAPGIWALGDISSPYLLKHVANAEARAVQHNLLYPEDLQELPHEHIPAAVFTHPQIATVGLTEKQASDAGHNYTVKVQRFADVAYGWAMEDQSGIIKLIADKDSGLLLGAHIMGPQASTLLQQLITFMVYEIDMRTAARKQYWIHPALNEVVENALLGLDFS; from the coding sequence ATGAGCACACCTGCCGTGGATAAACACTATGACCTGGTAATTATTGGTACTGGATCCGGTAATTCACTGCCTGATGAGCGCTTCGATGATATGTCGATCGCCATTGTGGAAGAGGGAATTTTCGGCGGCACTTGCCTTAATGCCGGGTGCATTCCTACCAAAATGATGGTGCATGCTGCCGATCTAGCTTATGACGCCGCAAATAGCGAAAAATTTGGCCTGGACACCACCTATAACGGAGTGCGGTGGCAAGATCTAACTAACCGGATTTTTGCCCAACGTATTGATCTCATTGCTAAAGGTGGCGAAGCTTATAGGCGGGGCCCTGAAACCCCCAATATTGAGGTTTATGATGGCCATGCCACTTTTATAGCTCCTCGTACCATCAGTACGGCTCAAGGTGGCATACCGAAGATCATCAGTGGTGATCAAATTGTGGTGGCGGCAGGTTCGCGGGCAGTAATTCCAGAAGTCATTGCCGAATCTGGGGTACGGTATCGCACCAATTGGGATATTATGCGCCTGCCAGAGCAACCAGAATCTCTCATAATTTATGGCGGCGGCTATATTGCCATGGAATTTGCCCATGTTTTTGCTTCGCTTGGAACCAAAATAACTATTATCGCACGATCCGGACAAGTATTACGCCACTTGGATGCCGAAATAGGTGCGGCTTTTAATGAGATTGCTAGCAAGCGCTGGGATATCCGCTATAACAGTACGATTAGCCAGTTACGCCAGGAAGATAATTCAGTTGTGGCCACCCTTTCTGACGGTTCAGAAATAAGGGCTTCCGAGATTTTGGTGGCTACTGGACGAGTTTCTAATGCCGACCAGCTGAATCTGGAAGCAGCCGGAATAGCTATGGAACATGGCCGCCTAGCCGTTGATAAATATGGCCGTAGCATTAGTGCTCCCGGAATCTGGGCCCTTGGAGATATTTCTTCCCCATATTTGCTAAAGCATGTAGCTAATGCTGAAGCGCGCGCAGTGCAGCACAATCTGCTTTATCCAGAGGATCTCCAGGAACTTCCCCACGAGCATATTCCAGCTGCGGTATTCACACATCCCCAGATTGCCACAGTTGGTTTAACTGAAAAACAAGCCTCCGATGCAGGCCATAACTACACCGTTAAAGTACAGCGTTTTGCAGATGTTGCTTATGGCTGGGCCATGGAAGACCAAAGCGGCATTATTAAATTAATTGCTGATAAAGATTCCGGCCTGCTCCTGGGTGCACATATTATGGGCCCTCAAGCTAGTACTCTTTTGCAGCAATTAATCACCTTTATGGTTTATGAGATTGATATGCGAACAGCTGCCCGGAAACAGTACTGGATTCACCCAGCCCTAAATGAAGTGGTAGAAAATGCTTTATTAGGACTGGATTTTTCTTAG